The genomic stretch GCCACGACGCGCTCCAGAAAAGCGCCGGCCCGGCTTTCCGCCGGCTCGGCGGCCAGCTCGGGAAAATAATTGGCGACGCAATAGTCGATGAGCCGTCCGAGCGCTTCTTGATCGTCGAGATGGGCGAGGCGCTGAAACGTGCCGATGCGAATATGGGAATGGGAGAGCCGCACCAGCACGCTGGAGCGCGTCGGCGAGGGCTCGTCGCCGCGATAGAGCGGCTCGCCGGTCTCGATCAGGCTGAAGCTCTTGGAGGTGTCGACGCCCAGCGCCTCCAGCATCTCTGTGGCGAGAATCTCGCGCACGCCGCCCTTCAGCGTGAGCTTGCCGTCGCCCTGGCGCGACCAGGGCGTGCGGCCCGAGCCTTTCGTGCCGAGATCGAGCAGGCGTCCGTCCTCGGCGTCGCGCAGTTGCGTGAGCAAAAAGCCGCGGCCGTCGCCAATGTCGGGATTATAGGTGCGGAACTGATGGCCGTGATAGCGCAGCGCCAGCGGCTGCGGAAAGCCGCCGGGCAGAGGCTCGAAACGGCCGAGATGGGCGATCCATTCCTCTTCCGTCAGCGTGTCCAGGCCGACGCGCGCCGCCCAGCGCTGATTGCGATAGCGCAGAATATGCTGCGGGAAGCGGGCGGGCTCCACAGGGTCGAAGAAGCCGTCGCCGAGCGTGGCGTGGAGGGTCTCGGCGCGATAGCGCGGGGAAGGGGGCATGGGGGTTCTCGGCTCTCGCTATGGCAGAAAATTCTGCGACCAGAGACGCCGCGAAGCAAGCCGGGCGCCCGCATCGGCCTGGGCTCCATCCACCGCCACAAAAAAAGGCGGAGAGCAGCTCTCCGCCTCGACGCTAGACCTCTATCGCAACTGCTCAGTGCAGGCTGACGCCTTGCCGCAGCTTGTTGATCTCGTCCTTGAGCTGAAGCTTTTTGCGCTTCAATTCGTGGAGCTTCGAATCATCGTATCGGGGATGGTGCTGAACCTGCTCGATCTCTTTCTTGAGCGCCTGATGGCGGCGTTCGAGCTCGACGAGATGGGTCTGTAGCGACATACGGCGCCTCCTTTGGTTGATGACAGAAGGACGACGTCAGTGTGACATGAATTCCAAGGCCCGCAAGGGGCGAAGTCGTCGCGGGGCAATGAATTATTTCGCCCGAAGCCATTGCGCGAGGAAGGAAATCTTAACGTTCGGCGACGCCGGGGCCGCTGTTTTGCGACAGAGCGTGGAAACTGTCGAAGGGCGCTTGCGCCTCGGCCCGACAGCCATTATACGGGCGTCACTCGCGCTGGACGGAGCAAGCATCCGAACGGCGCCGGGGGCGCGTAGCTCAGCGGGAGAGCACTACGTTGACATCGTAGGGGTCACAGGTTCAATCCCTGTCGCGCCCACCATTCTGATCCACCCTACGCACGATCTACTCCGCCGCCCGATGACGAAAACACATCGGGCATTTTTTTGGTCGCGTGGCGTTTCCTTCGTTGCGTGGCCGCGCCGC from Methylosinus sp. C49 encodes the following:
- a CDS encoding DUF465 domain-containing protein produces the protein MSLQTHLVELERRHQALKKEIEQVQHHPRYDDSKLHELKRKKLQLKDEINKLRQGVSLH